Proteins from a single region of Haloplanus sp. GDY1:
- a CDS encoding PQQ-binding-like beta-propeller repeat protein, whose protein sequence is MGGAWTRREALRTMGGTAVGGAMAAATGVASGQRADSWPQFGYGAANTGYAPENAGPVGGVSESWRVERSGTVTSLAVANDTVYVATSDGLYALDSLGGSERWQVGTESVVHSAVAVSGDTVHFASDETVYALDASDGSERWRVSVDGGISAGPAVTDDTLYVCTTDVYALDASDGSERWRFDANERIRRTPAVADGTVYAGDDGGTLYALDADGGSERWRVTVDGGVGTPAVASGVVYAGGYESPLYALETADGSERWTAETDRGYPSPSVADGTVYVERNGGVSALNAADGSERWSFGMDGLTGKPAVIDDTVYVGGTQGVYAIYANDGDRNWRFGLPDWARAPVVADGTVYVNDAEDRVYALEDGLDRVGSAGADLPVLGPSGELLLERVWPGVVASVFVLCAGVLWWGLRGGGDVDADRPRDDDRPTALERIRDDDGDEGEPDGISWPEEDIERLRNDADEGGGAGTAGEAGEGAAEMAPEPDPAADLIDDGDGLEVEATNLVAAGEYDRALSLVDDARAAYREAREAASGSDAVDAATVEERLDRLAGTEREIYGARFADDPGSLREAVGRAEALADRATEEGFDDRREAAARDRRRGDLPAEAGRADRPGPPESIPRAPDVTVDYDALTDEEPIGAGGNADVTRATLPTADGEVTLAIKRPRMQGTLHTDAVERLLEEAETWDRLGGHDHVVGVVDYGAEPLPWIAMEYMDAGDLGERAGAMEFEQARWTAVALAKGVRHAHRHGVVHLDLKPANVLFRSVEGAWDVPKVADWGLSKHLLEHSKSVEGLSPGYAAPEQFDEEYGEADDVTDVYQLGAVLYELFTGEPPFEGKPAKAMHRVLHEEPTPPSAVADVPEALDDVLLTALSKEKADRYESVLYLRDGLRNVPAE, encoded by the coding sequence ATGGGTGGGGCGTGGACGCGGCGGGAGGCGTTGCGGACGATGGGCGGGACGGCCGTCGGAGGAGCGATGGCGGCGGCGACCGGCGTCGCGAGCGGGCAGCGTGCCGACTCCTGGCCACAGTTCGGATACGGGGCGGCGAACACGGGATACGCGCCCGAGAACGCGGGACCGGTCGGCGGCGTGAGCGAGTCCTGGCGGGTCGAGCGGTCCGGCACCGTCACGTCGCTCGCCGTGGCGAACGACACCGTCTACGTCGCGACGTCGGACGGCCTGTACGCGCTCGACTCGCTCGGCGGGAGCGAGCGCTGGCAGGTCGGCACTGAGTCCGTCGTCCACAGCGCCGTGGCGGTGTCCGGCGACACCGTTCACTTCGCGAGCGACGAGACGGTGTACGCGCTGGACGCGAGCGACGGGAGCGAGCGCTGGCGAGTGTCGGTCGACGGCGGGATCTCGGCCGGCCCCGCGGTGACGGACGACACCCTCTACGTCTGTACGACCGACGTGTACGCGCTGGACGCGAGCGACGGGAGCGAGCGCTGGCGGTTCGACGCGAACGAGCGGATCCGCCGGACGCCGGCGGTCGCCGACGGCACCGTCTACGCGGGTGACGACGGCGGGACCCTCTACGCGCTCGACGCCGACGGCGGGAGCGAGCGGTGGCGCGTCACCGTCGACGGCGGCGTCGGGACGCCCGCGGTGGCGAGCGGCGTCGTCTACGCCGGCGGCTACGAGTCCCCCCTGTACGCGCTGGAGACGGCCGACGGGAGCGAGCGGTGGACCGCCGAGACGGATCGCGGGTACCCGTCGCCCTCGGTGGCCGACGGCACCGTCTACGTCGAGCGGAACGGTGGCGTGAGCGCGCTGAACGCGGCCGACGGGAGCGAGCGGTGGTCGTTCGGGATGGACGGGCTCACCGGGAAGCCCGCCGTGATCGACGACACCGTCTACGTCGGCGGGACCCAGGGCGTGTACGCCATCTACGCGAACGACGGGGACAGAAACTGGCGGTTCGGGCTGCCCGACTGGGCGCGCGCGCCGGTCGTCGCCGACGGGACGGTCTACGTCAACGACGCCGAAGACAGGGTCTACGCGCTCGAGGATGGACTCGACCGCGTCGGATCGGCGGGGGCCGACCTGCCGGTGCTCGGTCCGTCCGGGGAGCTGCTTCTCGAGCGGGTGTGGCCCGGCGTCGTGGCCAGCGTCTTCGTTCTGTGCGCCGGGGTACTCTGGTGGGGCCTCCGAGGCGGGGGCGACGTCGACGCGGACCGCCCCCGCGACGACGACCGACCCACGGCGCTCGAACGCATCCGCGACGACGACGGCGACGAAGGGGAGCCGGACGGCATCTCGTGGCCCGAGGAGGACATCGAACGCCTCCGGAACGACGCGGACGAGGGGGGCGGTGCCGGGACGGCGGGCGAGGCCGGCGAGGGAGCAGCCGAGATGGCCCCGGAGCCCGACCCCGCCGCCGACCTGATCGACGACGGCGACGGCCTCGAAGTCGAGGCGACGAACCTCGTCGCGGCCGGCGAGTACGACCGCGCGCTCTCGCTGGTGGACGACGCCCGGGCGGCGTACCGCGAGGCCCGGGAGGCGGCGAGCGGGAGCGACGCCGTGGACGCGGCGACGGTCGAGGAGCGGCTCGACCGGCTGGCGGGGACCGAACGGGAGATCTACGGGGCGCGATTCGCCGACGACCCCGGCTCGCTCCGGGAGGCGGTGGGCCGCGCGGAGGCGCTGGCCGACCGGGCGACAGAGGAGGGGTTCGACGACCGCCGCGAGGCGGCGGCACGCGACCGACGCCGGGGGGACCTGCCGGCCGAGGCCGGGCGTGCGGACCGCCCCGGACCACCCGAATCGATCCCGCGCGCCCCCGACGTGACCGTCGACTACGACGCGCTGACCGACGAGGAACCCATCGGCGCCGGCGGCAACGCCGACGTGACGCGGGCGACCCTACCCACCGCAGACGGCGAGGTGACGCTGGCGATCAAGCGCCCGCGGATGCAGGGGACGCTGCACACGGACGCAGTCGAGCGACTGCTGGAGGAGGCGGAGACGTGGGACAGACTCGGCGGCCACGACCACGTCGTGGGGGTCGTCGACTACGGCGCCGAACCGCTCCCCTGGATCGCCATGGAGTACATGGACGCGGGCGACCTGGGCGAGCGAGCGGGCGCCATGGAGTTCGAACAGGCGCGGTGGACCGCCGTCGCCCTCGCGAAGGGCGTCCGCCACGCCCACCGGCACGGTGTCGTCCACCTCGATCTGAAGCCGGCGAACGTCCTCTTTCGCTCCGTCGAGGGGGCGTGGGACGTCCCCAAGGTGGCCGACTGGGGGCTCTCGAAGCACCTGCTGGAGCACTCCAAGAGCGTCGAGGGGCTGTCGCCGGGGTACGCCGCGCCCGAGCAGTTCGACGAGGAGTACG
- the rqcH gene encoding ribosome rescue protein RqcH, whose amino-acid sequence MDAKRELTSVDLAALVTELGRYEGAKVDKVYLYDDDLLRFRMRDFDRGRVELLIEVGDVKRAHVADPEHVADAPGRPPNFAMMLRNRLSGADFAGVEQYEFDRILVFEFERDDENTTVVAELFGQGNVAVLDESGEVVRSLETVRLKSRTVAPGSQYGFPDSRVDPLTVGYDGFVRQMQESDTDVVRTLATQLNFGGLYGEEVCSRAGVEKTLDIADAGEAEYEALYDAIGRLADRLREGDFDPRVYLEDDRVVDATPFPLEERANLEAEGFDSFNAALDDYFHRLEREPEEEATGTERPDFEAEIAKQQRIIEQQEGAIEGFEEQAEAERERAEALYAHYDLVDEIISTVRAAREESVPWEEVEETLAEGAERGIPAAEAVVDVNAAEGEVTVDLDGTEVPVDPSMGVEKNADRRYTEAKRVEEKKEGALEAIENTREELAAVKRRREEWEADDEDDEDDEDDEDRDVDWLSRSSIPIRKPEHWYEEFRWFHTSDGFLVIGGRNADQNEALVKKYMDGNDRFFHAQAHGGPVTLLKATGPSEKAREVDFPDSSLEEAARFAVSYSSVWKDGRFAGDAYVVDPEQVSKTPESGEYIEKGGFVIRGDRTYFRDVSASVAVGIQCESETRVIGGPPSAIEPRAETSIRLEPGKFAQNDAAKRCYREFKERFADQSFLRKVASPDRIQEFLPPGGSSIVEE is encoded by the coding sequence ATGGACGCGAAGCGGGAACTGACCAGCGTCGACCTCGCCGCCCTCGTCACCGAACTCGGCCGGTACGAGGGGGCGAAGGTCGACAAGGTCTACCTCTACGACGACGACCTCCTGCGGTTCCGGATGCGCGATTTCGACCGCGGCCGCGTCGAACTGCTGATCGAGGTGGGCGACGTGAAACGCGCCCACGTCGCCGACCCCGAACACGTCGCGGACGCGCCGGGGCGACCGCCCAACTTCGCGATGATGCTCCGGAACCGCCTGAGCGGTGCCGACTTCGCCGGCGTCGAGCAGTACGAGTTCGACCGCATCCTCGTCTTCGAGTTCGAGCGCGACGACGAGAACACCACCGTCGTCGCCGAACTGTTCGGGCAGGGCAACGTCGCCGTCCTCGACGAGAGCGGCGAGGTGGTGCGGAGCTTGGAGACCGTGCGCCTGAAGTCGCGGACGGTCGCTCCCGGATCGCAGTACGGCTTCCCGGACTCGCGGGTCGACCCGCTGACCGTCGGCTACGACGGCTTCGTCCGGCAGATGCAGGAGTCGGACACGGACGTGGTGCGCACCCTCGCCACCCAGCTCAACTTCGGCGGCCTCTACGGCGAGGAGGTCTGTTCCCGCGCGGGCGTCGAGAAGACGCTCGACATCGCGGACGCGGGCGAGGCGGAGTACGAGGCGCTCTACGACGCCATCGGCCGCCTGGCCGACCGGCTCCGCGAGGGCGACTTCGACCCGCGGGTGTACCTCGAGGACGACCGGGTCGTCGACGCGACGCCGTTCCCCCTCGAGGAGCGGGCGAACCTGGAGGCCGAGGGCTTCGACTCGTTCAACGCCGCCCTGGACGACTACTTCCACCGCCTGGAGCGCGAGCCCGAGGAGGAGGCGACGGGGACCGAGCGCCCGGACTTCGAGGCCGAGATCGCCAAACAGCAGCGCATCATCGAGCAACAGGAGGGCGCAATCGAGGGGTTCGAGGAGCAGGCCGAGGCCGAGCGCGAGCGGGCGGAGGCGCTGTACGCCCACTACGACCTCGTGGACGAGATCATCTCGACGGTGCGGGCCGCACGCGAGGAGAGCGTCCCGTGGGAGGAGGTCGAGGAGACACTCGCGGAGGGCGCGGAGCGGGGAATTCCGGCCGCCGAGGCCGTCGTCGACGTGAACGCCGCCGAGGGCGAGGTGACGGTCGACCTCGACGGGACCGAGGTGCCGGTCGACCCCTCGATGGGCGTCGAGAAGAACGCCGACCGCCGGTATACGGAGGCAAAGCGGGTCGAAGAGAAAAAGGAGGGGGCCCTGGAGGCCATCGAGAACACCCGGGAGGAACTGGCAGCGGTCAAGCGGCGGCGCGAGGAGTGGGAGGCCGACGACGAGGACGACGAGGACGACGAAGACGACGAGGACCGCGACGTCGACTGGCTCTCGCGGTCGTCCATCCCGATCCGGAAGCCCGAACACTGGTACGAGGAGTTCCGGTGGTTCCACACGAGCGACGGCTTCCTCGTCATCGGCGGCCGGAACGCGGACCAGAACGAGGCGCTGGTGAAAAAGTACATGGACGGCAACGACCGCTTCTTCCACGCGCAGGCCCACGGCGGCCCGGTGACGCTCCTGAAGGCGACGGGGCCGAGCGAGAAGGCCCGCGAGGTGGACTTCCCCGACAGCAGTCTGGAGGAGGCCGCGCGGTTCGCCGTCTCCTACTCCTCGGTCTGGAAGGACGGCCGCTTCGCCGGCGACGCCTACGTGGTCGACCCCGAGCAGGTGTCGAAGACCCCCGAGAGCGGCGAGTACATCGAGAAGGGCGGGTTCGTCATCCGCGGCGACCGCACCTACTTCCGGGACGTGTCCGCGAGCGTCGCGGTGGGGATCCAGTGCGAATCCGAGACGCGGGTGATCGGCGGGCCGCCGTCGGCGATCGAACCGCGCGCGGAGACGTCGATCCGGCTGGAACCCGGGAAGTTCGCGCAGAACGACGCCGCCAAGCGGTGTTACCGGGAGTTCAAGGAGCGGTTCGCGGACCAGTCGTTCCTCCGGAAGGTGGCGAGCCCAGACAGGATTCAGGAGTTCCTGCCGCCCGGCGGGAGCAGCATCGTCGAGGAGTAG